Proteins from a single region of Leptospira brenneri:
- a CDS encoding MiaB/RimO family radical SAM methylthiotransferase — translation MPKLKEKTEETPKSFFITTLGCPKNTVDSMAMHQSLLKEGLLPAAGPEASDFHLVNTCTFIQDATKETIQTILDSIDIKKKSKQKLVVVGCFAERAGKEISDDLPEVDLHFGTGKYDKAGEILRKSFPLEFKDLSEFNEDLLERLTTSKGIENYSKPYSYVKISDGCNRGCHFCIIPNLRGKYRDTEISDVLTQTKLAVKAGSKEICLVSQDTVFYGKDTDKLLDLVRSVADVDGLELLRLLYLYPDKKTEKLLDLYGEIPKIAPYLESPLQHVSKSVLKSMNRTGEYSYFKSLFQKARDLRPDLEIRTSFILGFPGETMDDVEEIIRFVEDVKPEKVNLFPYSPQEGTKGATMDGQIKDKEIARRVNMVREAYLGTLKSIHQNRIGKLYPAVVDEVLEKGAIVRRFQDAPEIDEVVYVEEDGLKLGQFGQVRVDSFYELDMSGTWVA, via the coding sequence ATGCCAAAACTTAAAGAAAAAACGGAAGAGACACCGAAGTCGTTTTTTATCACGACTCTCGGTTGTCCTAAAAACACCGTAGATTCCATGGCCATGCACCAGTCCCTCCTGAAAGAAGGTCTCCTTCCTGCAGCAGGGCCAGAAGCCAGTGACTTCCACTTGGTCAATACCTGTACTTTTATCCAAGATGCAACAAAAGAAACCATCCAAACCATTTTGGATTCCATTGATATCAAAAAGAAAAGTAAACAAAAGTTAGTTGTTGTGGGTTGTTTTGCAGAACGTGCGGGAAAGGAAATTTCCGACGACCTCCCTGAAGTGGACCTTCACTTTGGAACAGGAAAGTATGATAAAGCGGGTGAGATCCTGCGTAAAAGTTTCCCTCTCGAATTCAAAGATCTTTCCGAATTTAACGAAGACTTACTAGAAAGACTTACCACAAGCAAAGGAATTGAGAACTATTCCAAACCATATTCTTATGTAAAAATTTCTGATGGATGCAACCGAGGTTGTCACTTTTGTATCATTCCTAATTTACGAGGAAAATATCGGGATACAGAAATCTCAGATGTTCTCACTCAAACCAAACTGGCTGTCAAAGCAGGCTCCAAAGAAATTTGTCTTGTTTCACAAGATACAGTATTTTATGGAAAAGATACAGACAAACTTTTAGATTTGGTTCGTTCTGTGGCGGATGTGGATGGACTCGAGCTTCTCCGACTTCTCTATCTTTATCCCGACAAAAAAACAGAAAAGTTACTCGATCTTTATGGAGAAATTCCCAAAATTGCCCCGTATTTGGAAAGCCCCTTACAACATGTTTCCAAGTCTGTTTTAAAATCGATGAATCGTACGGGTGAATATTCTTATTTCAAATCCTTGTTTCAAAAAGCAAGAGACCTTCGTCCTGATCTAGAAATTCGCACTTCCTTTATCTTAGGTTTCCCGGGTGAAACCATGGACGATGTGGAAGAGATCATTCGTTTTGTGGAAGATGTAAAACCGGAAAAAGTAAATCTATTTCCTTATTCCCCACAAGAGGGAACAAAGGGTGCTACTATGGATGGGCAAATCAAAGACAAAGAGATTGCTCGTCGTGTGAATATGGTTCGCGAAGCCTACCTTGGAACTTTAAAATCCATCCATCAAAATCGAATTGGAAAACTTTATCCTGCTGTTGTGGATGAAGTTTTGGAAAAAGGAGCAATCGTTCGTCGTTTCCAAGATGCACCTGAAATTGATGAAGTGGTCTATGTAGAAGAAGATGGTTTGAAACTTGGCCAGTTTGGTCAGGTGCGAGTCGATTCTTTCTATGAACTTGATATGTCGGGGACTTGGGTGGCTTAA
- the yajC gene encoding preprotein translocase subunit YajC: MLNFNFLTPEILILAQEEGAKSSLQSLIIIPIMLVAMYFLVILPNKKEEKKRKEMITNLQKGDNVVTNSGLHGKIVEFKDNNETVVLSIAANTNVTFETSAILKKKA, translated from the coding sequence ATGCTCAATTTTAACTTTTTAACACCAGAAATCCTAATCCTTGCCCAAGAAGAGGGTGCAAAGTCATCCCTACAGTCACTCATCATCATTCCGATCATGTTAGTTGCTATGTATTTTCTTGTGATCCTTCCGAACAAAAAAGAAGAGAAGAAACGTAAAGAAATGATCACCAATCTCCAAAAGGGAGACAATGTTGTAACGAATAGTGGCCTTCATGGAAAAATCGTAGAGTTCAAAGACAATAATGAAACAGTTGTTTTGAGTATTGCTGCGAACACTAACGTTACTTTTGAAACTAGCGCCATTCTAAAGAAGAAAGCTTAA
- the secD gene encoding protein translocase subunit SecD — protein sequence MQSYRLLILPFLILAVSFTILYPNFADRSLKIVVREDVYALPEADQKILVNALFERWAKDYGKGSGWTIEPQGTLPPKENPFYTVKGRFITSAKINQISQENQSLVSESKNKLEPTWIENTIRGGKSLSIKLGLDLQGGMRVVLKGDFEDYTSKLKDLYAKELTELNLTLKNPTAKPEDKEKAKSRLSEIESSFDLSPMRKIVELEKAKMIIDNRLTTQNLTEPQVRIQKEQDAIEVSLPGVSNSAAILEILQNTETVEYRLEEPNPFVFKGQIADNERRMMDLGKREDTDIFIFQELVKNKAGKKAQDEFLEGLEKKYNIPKDFKVYAMWARGNSAKSALLPRSFVVLERKIALSGNDMTNAQPSYNSNSYGWMVSFTLTPNGAEKFFDLTSENRGRNLAIVWGDKVISNPVINDPIAGGRAEISGSFSEQEAIRLANVISEGALPIPLSVLEMRFIGPTLGIESIEVGLKAVAIGFFLVMAYMILYYRLGGFIADLSLLVNLIILAALLTLMDFTLTLPGIAGIILTAGMAVDANVIIYERIREEIEEGRALSIAVTRGFENAFWTIMDANVTTLIAGILMIRLGNGPIKGFAITLCWGIVTTLFTSLFLSRLFMELAVNRMGVHHLNLRPFFFGKKETTNV from the coding sequence TTGCAATCGTATCGACTATTGATTCTACCTTTTTTGATTCTGGCGGTTTCTTTTACAATTCTGTATCCGAACTTTGCCGATCGTAGTTTAAAAATCGTTGTTAGAGAGGATGTGTATGCACTTCCTGAAGCTGATCAAAAAATTTTAGTGAATGCACTCTTTGAACGTTGGGCGAAAGATTATGGCAAAGGTTCTGGTTGGACCATCGAACCACAAGGAACTCTTCCTCCCAAGGAAAATCCATTTTATACTGTGAAAGGAAGGTTTATTACTTCCGCAAAGATCAACCAAATCTCCCAAGAAAATCAATCTTTAGTAAGTGAGTCTAAAAATAAATTAGAACCAACTTGGATTGAAAATACTATTCGAGGTGGTAAGTCTTTATCCATCAAATTGGGTCTCGACTTACAAGGTGGTATGCGAGTGGTTCTAAAAGGTGATTTTGAGGATTATACTTCGAAACTCAAAGACCTTTATGCAAAAGAATTAACTGAGTTAAATCTAACTCTAAAAAATCCAACAGCGAAACCAGAAGACAAAGAAAAAGCAAAATCCAGACTTTCTGAAATTGAATCTAGTTTTGATCTTTCTCCGATGCGTAAAATCGTAGAGTTAGAAAAAGCAAAGATGATTATCGATAATCGTCTTACGACTCAAAATCTAACAGAACCTCAAGTAAGGATTCAAAAAGAACAAGATGCTATTGAAGTTTCACTTCCAGGTGTTTCCAATTCGGCTGCGATTTTGGAAATTTTACAAAACACGGAAACTGTGGAATACCGTTTAGAAGAACCAAATCCTTTTGTATTCAAAGGTCAAATCGCCGACAACGAACGTCGTATGATGGATCTGGGCAAACGAGAAGATACAGACATCTTTATCTTTCAAGAGCTCGTCAAAAACAAAGCTGGAAAAAAAGCCCAAGATGAGTTTTTGGAAGGTTTAGAGAAAAAATACAATATTCCGAAAGACTTTAAAGTTTATGCGATGTGGGCTCGTGGGAATTCTGCGAAGTCGGCTCTCCTTCCACGTAGTTTTGTAGTTTTGGAACGTAAAATTGCCCTTTCTGGAAATGATATGACCAATGCACAACCATCCTATAATTCCAATTCTTACGGATGGATGGTGAGTTTTACTCTTACTCCCAACGGTGCAGAAAAGTTTTTTGACCTCACTTCGGAAAATCGCGGACGTAACCTAGCAATTGTTTGGGGAGATAAGGTAATTTCTAATCCTGTCATCAATGATCCAATTGCTGGTGGTCGTGCAGAAATTTCGGGAAGTTTTTCGGAACAAGAAGCCATTCGTTTGGCGAACGTAATCTCTGAAGGAGCACTTCCGATTCCATTATCTGTTTTGGAAATGAGATTCATTGGACCAACTCTTGGAATCGAGTCGATTGAAGTTGGTTTAAAAGCGGTTGCCATTGGATTCTTTTTAGTAATGGCTTATATGATTCTTTATTACCGTTTGGGAGGTTTCATTGCTGACCTTTCCCTTCTTGTAAACTTAATCATCCTTGCTGCTCTTTTGACTCTTATGGATTTTACCTTAACTCTTCCTGGGATTGCAGGGATTATTTTGACCGCTGGTATGGCGGTGGATGCGAACGTAATTATCTATGAAAGGATTCGGGAGGAAATCGAAGAGGGCAGGGCACTTTCCATTGCGGTCACTCGCGGTTTCGAAAACGCATTCTGGACCATTATGGATGCGAACGTGACCACTCTCATTGCAGGGATTCTAATGATTCGTCTTGGAAATGGACCGATCAAAGGTTTTGCGATCACACTTTGTTGGGGTATCGTTACCACTCTTTTTACATCTCTATTCCTCTCTAGATTGTTTATGGAGTTAGCTGTTAACAGAATGGGTGTTCACCACTTAAATTTAAGACCTTTCTTCTTTGGAAAAAAGGAGACTACAAATGTATAA
- a CDS encoding LolA family protein yields the protein MKVWIGSLLLVLGVSLGAQTSPAHNWHSPSEVVKKIKKNFSDINSYSADFLIKTEDNKKEKQMRGKCFYKRPGKIRYNFAEPEGDEIVSDGKTLHIFIKRLGAVGKQDLTLDRKNTSGPIFTTNSPDGLNRLFRKYHYKFDTIEQPRSMGDATKYFVLDLDQREKIGGFEKMKLFVDSESYLIKKAVATDGRGKVTTISFSNINFSEEIQDGVFNFHMSGNAKIVNNPLVSEN from the coding sequence ATGAAAGTATGGATCGGATCTTTGTTACTTGTATTGGGTGTTTCTCTTGGTGCCCAAACAAGTCCGGCTCACAATTGGCACTCACCCTCCGAAGTGGTGAAAAAGATAAAGAAGAACTTTAGTGATATCAATTCTTATTCAGCTGATTTTCTCATCAAAACAGAAGACAACAAAAAAGAAAAACAGATGCGAGGGAAATGTTTCTACAAACGTCCCGGAAAGATCAGATATAACTTCGCAGAACCGGAAGGAGACGAAATCGTATCTGATGGAAAAACTCTGCATATCTTTATCAAGAGATTAGGTGCTGTGGGAAAACAGGATTTAACTCTTGATCGTAAAAATACATCAGGTCCCATCTTTACAACGAACAGTCCCGATGGTCTGAACCGTCTCTTTCGTAAATACCATTATAAATTTGATACCATTGAACAGCCTCGTTCTATGGGTGATGCGACCAAATACTTTGTTTTGGATCTAGACCAAAGAGAGAAAATTGGTGGGTTCGAAAAGATGAAACTATTTGTAGATTCAGAATCCTACTTAATCAAAAAAGCAGTCGCTACCGATGGTCGCGGGAAAGTAACCACCATTTCATTTTCCAATATTAATTTTTCTGAAGAAATCCAAGATGGAGTTTTCAATTTTCACATGAGCGGAAACGCAAAAATTGTAAACAACCCACTTGTCTCCGAGAACTAA
- the secF gene encoding protein translocase subunit SecF, producing MYNINFTKYKYFTLSFSFLAIVAGFVITFTKYGGFAHSLDFNGGLRTVVELPADKTRNDLDGYFQSKNIEAVVILLEKEKNIYQLDIGLGSLDTIESLYKEIPEENRETSTSAIDRFVQLLRYEYKLPKEKVLSADQVGAVVGGELTEVGITLLLTTLAIILLYLSIRSQFKFALASSIALVHDILMTLALIGFLQIKPSVPIIAALLTLLGYSINDKIVVFDRIRENAHGKDNLALSNIINVSISQTLGRTINTSFTTMISVIAIIVGGAVELYDFAFVLLFGVLVGTYSSIYIAAPISEIYDQLRKKRFV from the coding sequence ATGTATAATATCAATTTTACAAAGTATAAATACTTTACTCTTAGTTTTTCATTTTTAGCAATTGTTGCCGGATTTGTGATCACCTTCACTAAGTATGGTGGGTTTGCTCACTCACTAGACTTTAACGGCGGTTTAAGAACGGTTGTTGAACTTCCGGCAGATAAAACGCGAAATGATTTAGATGGATACTTTCAATCTAAAAACATTGAAGCAGTTGTGATTCTTTTGGAAAAAGAAAAGAATATCTATCAGTTAGATATAGGACTTGGTTCGTTAGATACGATCGAATCCCTTTATAAAGAAATTCCTGAAGAAAATCGTGAAACTTCTACCTCTGCCATTGACCGTTTTGTGCAACTTCTTAGATATGAATACAAACTACCGAAAGAAAAAGTTCTTTCGGCAGACCAAGTGGGGGCAGTTGTCGGAGGTGAGTTGACAGAAGTCGGAATCACACTTCTACTCACAACTCTTGCGATCATTCTTTTGTATTTAAGTATTCGTTCGCAGTTTAAGTTTGCTTTAGCCTCTTCCATTGCACTAGTTCATGATATTCTTATGACCTTGGCACTCATCGGATTTTTACAAATCAAACCAAGTGTTCCTATCATTGCAGCTCTACTCACGCTCCTTGGTTATTCCATTAATGATAAAATCGTTGTGTTTGACCGGATCCGAGAAAATGCACATGGGAAAGACAATTTAGCACTTTCGAATATCATCAATGTTTCGATCAGCCAAACCTTAGGTAGAACAATCAATACATCTTTTACGACGATGATTTCAGTCATTGCAATCATTGTGGGTGGGGCTGTAGAGTTGTATGACTTTGCATTTGTTCTTTTATTTGGGGTTCTTGTCGGAACTTACTCTTCGATTTACATAGCGGCT
- a CDS encoding SRP-less Sec system protein has translation MKRIFFSALLICFSASLYSQEGLDFLDKVNDKPKSTTTKPKEDTVQPTTKKQTNVVNTAVVSTGKKKKSKKKSKQNQLATDVLPQNTNVVSNLNQNPTVTEKSLPSLEKQPSLTEEEEVVNQGLWMDSTTSVEPTGLPGFSADLKIGKTESSQSEINPSTSKETGKSLFNFSDFFAKYKKAMMILGIIILFAFYRLRSARPGSSSRSYRR, from the coding sequence ATGAAGCGTATCTTCTTTAGTGCTTTACTCATCTGTTTTTCGGCTTCCCTCTATTCACAAGAGGGCTTGGATTTTTTAGATAAGGTAAACGATAAACCAAAATCTACAACCACAAAGCCGAAAGAGGACACAGTCCAACCCACAACCAAAAAACAAACTAACGTTGTGAATACGGCAGTGGTGAGTACAGGCAAAAAGAAGAAATCTAAAAAGAAATCCAAACAAAACCAACTCGCTACAGATGTTCTTCCACAAAACACGAATGTTGTGAGCAATCTGAACCAAAATCCCACAGTTACAGAAAAATCTCTTCCCAGTTTAGAAAAACAGCCTTCTTTGACTGAAGAAGAAGAGGTTGTCAATCAAGGATTGTGGATGGATTCGACAACCTCTGTGGAGCCAACGGGTCTTCCTGGTTTTTCTGCCGATTTAAAAATTGGGAAAACAGAAAGTTCACAATCAGAAATAAATCCATCTACAAGTAAGGAAACGGGGAAATCTCTTTTTAATTTCTCTGATTTTTTTGCTAAATATAAAAAGGCAATGATGATCCTTGGGATTATCATACTATTTGCTTTTTATAGACTTAGATCCGCTCGCCCGGGATCTAGCAGTCGTTCTTATAGAAGATAA
- the trpD gene encoding anthranilate phosphoribosyltransferase has product MTVPTVKEILGQVVSGHHLVDTHAELFLSEVMDGKVSEPVLASFLTALKMKGETTDELYGFVRAMRGHAIQPSKKFDFDFLDTCGTGGDGKGTLNVSTLSALTLASLGFKVAKHGNRSVSSLSGSSDILSGLGYKLDQSTADSEKEFLRTGFVFLFAPAWHPAMKYAGPVRAALGFRTFFNLIGPLSNPFAPSHQMVGVYDKSLCLPMAEILGRLGSKRAIVCHSQDGLDEFSIFEETDYAYFDGKETKEFSFHPRELGLTAKELDRNTVFSSSKEGAEALFRAVLDPKESTGGTAMVALNAGIAMYLLGAVSDIKTGYETAKASILEKKVLRFVRETLNLT; this is encoded by the coding sequence ATGACCGTTCCAACAGTTAAGGAAATTCTCGGACAGGTTGTGTCTGGACACCACCTTGTGGATACCCATGCCGAACTTTTTTTAAGTGAAGTGATGGATGGAAAGGTTTCAGAACCAGTCCTTGCTTCCTTTCTCACCGCTTTAAAAATGAAAGGGGAAACTACAGATGAATTGTATGGTTTTGTGCGTGCCATGCGTGGTCATGCCATCCAACCTTCAAAGAAATTTGATTTTGATTTTTTAGATACTTGTGGGACGGGGGGAGATGGAAAGGGAACTTTGAATGTTTCCACTCTTTCTGCTCTCACTCTTGCAAGCCTTGGATTCAAAGTTGCCAAACACGGGAACCGTTCTGTTTCTTCTCTCTCTGGAAGTTCGGATATTTTATCGGGACTCGGATACAAATTGGACCAATCCACTGCCGATTCTGAGAAGGAATTTTTACGCACAGGATTTGTGTTTTTATTTGCTCCCGCTTGGCACCCAGCAATGAAATATGCGGGACCTGTTCGCGCGGCCCTTGGATTTCGTACTTTTTTTAACCTAATTGGGCCTCTTTCCAATCCGTTTGCCCCTTCCCACCAAATGGTGGGGGTCTACGATAAGTCTCTCTGTTTGCCGATGGCGGAGATTTTAGGAAGGCTTGGCTCCAAACGAGCGATTGTCTGTCATTCCCAGGATGGGTTGGATGAGTTTTCCATCTTTGAAGAGACTGATTATGCCTATTTTGATGGGAAGGAAACCAAAGAATTCTCTTTCCATCCTAGAGAACTCGGCTTAACCGCTAAAGAATTGGACAGAAATACAGTGTTCTCTTCCTCCAAGGAGGGGGCAGAAGCACTTTTCCGCGCGGTTCTTGACCCTAAAGAATCCACAGGTGGAACTGCCATGGTGGCTCTAAATGCGGGAATCGCGATGTATTTACTCGGTGCGGTTTCGGATATCAAAACAGGATATGAAACGGCCAAAGCAAGTATCTTAGAGAAAAAAGTTCTCCGATTCGTTCGTGAAACATTGAATTTAACATAA
- the pgsA gene encoding CDP-diacylglycerol--glycerol-3-phosphate 3-phosphatidyltransferase: MEDWKTIANIPNLLTVLRVLALPFFIFALFQKEWEYQIFAFVLFALASLTDLVDGYLARKWNQQTEFGKFLDPLADKFLVIGCFVTFLFIHEPIEVWMVVLIIGRDMLITFLRYIAVRSGNSLRTTMMGKVKTAFQMGAILIILVVFMLSSGKRRAMINETYAMGKLAGYSTYEVAAQHANEFCKMVNTSDTLSFTDFFDSIASFVPYFGMLFTTFITVISGLRYIATNYQLLTFSNLKRIFYDRSNS; this comes from the coding sequence TTGGAAGATTGGAAAACCATTGCCAATATCCCGAATTTGCTCACCGTCCTTCGGGTTCTTGCACTTCCGTTTTTTATCTTTGCCTTGTTCCAAAAGGAATGGGAATACCAAATCTTTGCCTTTGTACTTTTTGCACTTGCATCTCTGACTGATCTAGTCGATGGATATCTTGCTCGTAAATGGAACCAACAAACTGAGTTTGGAAAGTTTCTGGATCCACTAGCTGATAAGTTTTTAGTCATTGGATGTTTTGTTACCTTTCTTTTTATCCATGAACCCATTGAAGTTTGGATGGTCGTTCTGATCATCGGACGCGATATGCTCATTACCTTCCTTCGTTACATTGCCGTACGTTCCGGGAATAGCCTTCGAACCACAATGATGGGAAAGGTAAAAACTGCCTTCCAGATGGGAGCCATTCTTATCATCCTTGTTGTGTTTATGTTGAGTTCCGGAAAAAGAAGAGCGATGATCAATGAAACTTATGCTATGGGGAAACTTGCAGGTTATTCTACCTATGAAGTGGCCGCACAACACGCAAATGAGTTTTGTAAAATGGTCAACACTTCCGATACTTTAAGTTTTACCGATTTTTTTGATTCGATTGCTTCTTTTGTTCCTTATTTTGGAATGTTATTCACAACATTCATCACAGTCATATCTGGTCTTCGTTATATAGCGACCAATTATCAGTTGTTAACATTCTCAAATCTAAAAAGGATTTTTTATGACCGTTCCAACAGTTAA
- a CDS encoding helix-turn-helix domain-containing protein translates to MNTKRVGQILREAREDKKLSVKDVAKETNIAAKYIIALETEDYSQFPAETFALGFLKNYASYLKLDAAMLLNLYRGEQIEESQAPLEELTRPTTTPLNLDRNKIISLVSIFLFVISAYIIYISFEDSGSGSMDEETTEVGSTVETVASSDIPSGINFVSQSVPENASVPFILTEDRGVSFSVNNQQCKMFIKGVSNGKANLGFNIFPEKNVYFFQTAEGEETILSYRIEELSSLRRDIRVVTQAVTEKSAKVLVTLKEEREGAAVKSPVGDVPIQVTLFFSKPSYVEFVLDGQMGERGLVSAGEVKHLEARDRLEIKVGDGGAVEMVQNGKERSVLGKPGKLVKKIFIRKPNPYDSTQSIIGELGE, encoded by the coding sequence TTGAACACAAAACGAGTCGGTCAAATACTACGAGAAGCTAGAGAAGATAAAAAACTTTCCGTTAAAGATGTCGCTAAAGAAACAAACATTGCCGCGAAATACATTATCGCTTTAGAAACGGAAGACTATTCTCAATTTCCTGCGGAGACTTTTGCTCTTGGGTTTTTAAAAAACTATGCCAGTTATTTAAAGTTAGATGCGGCTATGCTTCTCAATCTCTACCGTGGAGAACAAATTGAAGAATCACAAGCACCTTTGGAAGAGCTCACTCGTCCAACAACGACTCCCTTAAACTTAGATCGAAATAAAATCATTAGCCTAGTTTCCATTTTTCTTTTTGTGATCTCAGCTTATATTATCTATATTAGTTTTGAAGATTCCGGATCGGGATCAATGGATGAGGAAACAACAGAAGTGGGATCCACTGTAGAAACGGTTGCCAGTTCCGACATTCCTTCTGGGATTAACTTCGTTTCACAAAGTGTTCCTGAAAATGCCAGTGTACCTTTTATTTTAACAGAAGACCGTGGTGTGAGTTTCAGTGTGAACAACCAACAATGTAAGATGTTTATCAAGGGTGTTTCCAATGGAAAGGCAAACCTTGGGTTTAATATCTTCCCTGAAAAAAATGTATATTTTTTCCAAACAGCAGAAGGAGAGGAAACCATCCTTTCTTACCGCATTGAAGAACTTTCTTCCCTTCGTCGTGATATCCGTGTGGTTACTCAAGCGGTCACGGAAAAATCAGCTAAAGTTCTTGTGACTTTAAAAGAAGAAAGAGAAGGTGCTGCGGTCAAATCTCCAGTAGGAGACGTTCCGATCCAAGTGACATTATTTTTCTCCAAACCAAGTTACGTGGAATTTGTGTTAGATGGTCAGATGGGGGAGAGGGGACTTGTTTCTGCTGGCGAAGTCAAACACTTAGAAGCTCGTGACAGACTCGAAATCAAAGTGGGTGATGGTGGGGCCGTAGAAATGGTTCAAAATGGAAAAGAACGTTCTGTTCTTGGAAAACCAGGAAAACTTGTGAAAAAGATTTTCATTCGTAAACCAAATCCTTATGATTCCACTCAATCCATCATTGGAGAGTTAGGCGAATAA